One Carassius auratus strain Wakin chromosome 44, ASM336829v1, whole genome shotgun sequence genomic window carries:
- the LOC113062497 gene encoding LOW QUALITY PROTEIN: tRNA-dihydrouridine(47) synthase [NAD(P)(+)]-like (The sequence of the model RefSeq protein was modified relative to this genomic sequence to represent the inferred CDS: inserted 1 base in 1 codon) produces MESAVEQQRGTALIKEQFLTTKDKFHEFLASGRPRPSRDEADGDSEEPSXEPEKKKVKLDREEDEKQKKKKMRGQNKSRPHIKPQSYEERRLCPSIVQERDTKCFYGDKCRFLHDVSEYLSSKAQDLGDQCPLFNSFGWCQYGLTCRFSKAHTSPELKNLRNQDVCGRSTDTVTNLLDKDLQRRLRKKQERFPGAEAFLKSVGRGEKPAAPGADTADAAVPPVKTLGPITDADIIKLRPSEKKQVDFRDKLYLAPLTTCGNLPFRRVCKRFGADITCGEMAMCTNLLQGQTSEWALLKRHASEDVFGVQLEGCFPDTMTRCAELLNQYVDVDFVDINSGCPIDLVYKKGGGCGLMTRTSKFEQIVRGMTSVLDVPLTVKIRTGVQQNCNIAHKLIPEMKKWGVSLVTLHGRSREQRYTKSADWEYIDTCSKLAAPVPLFGNGDILSYEDAMKARETGVSGIMVARGALIKPWLFTEIKENRHWDISSGERLDILRDFTNYGLEHWGSDTQGVEKTRNFLLEWLSFLCRYIPVGLLERVPQKINERPPFYLGRDYMESLMASQHVDDWIHISEMLLGPVPKNFSFLPKHKANAY; encoded by the exons ATGGAGTCGGCTGTGGAGCAGCAGAGAGGCACAGCGCTCATTAAAGAGCA GTTCCTCACCACTAAAGACAAGTTCCATGAGTTTCTGGCGTCGGGCCGGCCGCGTCCCAGCCGAGATGAAGCAGACGGAGACTCGGAGGAACCCT GAGAACCAGAGAAGAAGAAGGTCAAGCTGGACAGAGAAGAAGAcgagaagcagaagaagaagaagatgagagGACAGAATAAATCCAGACCTCACATCAAACCTCAGAGCTATGAAGAGAGACGTCTGTGTCCCTCCATCGTCCAG GAGCGAGACACGAAGTGCTTCTACGGAGATAAATGCCGCTTCCTGCACGACGTGAGCGAGTACCTGTCCAGTAAAGCGCAGGATCTGGGCGATCAGTGTCCCCTGTTCAACAGCTTCGGCTGGTGTCAGTACGGACTCACCTGCAGGTTCTCTAAAGCTCACACCAGCCCCGAGCTGAAGAACCTGAGGAACCAGGATGTGTGCGGACGCTCCACAGACACCGTCACCAACCTCCTGGACAAAGACCTGCAGAGACGCCTGCGGAAGAAGCAGGAGCGCTTCCCCGGAGCCGAGGCGTTCCTGAAGAGCGTGGGCCGCGGAGAGAAACCTGCTGCTCCCGGAGCGGACACAGCG GACGCTGCTGTTCCTCCGGTGAAGACGCTGGGGCCGATCACAGACGCTGACATCATCAAGCTGCGCCCGTCTGAAAAGAAACAG GTGGACTTCAGAGACAAGCTGTATCTGGCTCCTCTCACTACG tgTGGGAACCTGCCGTTCAGGCGCGTGTGCAAGCGCTTCGGAGCAGACATCACGTGTGGAGAGATGGCCATGTGCACGAACCTGCTGCAGGGTCAGACGTCTGAATGGGCTCTGCTCAAGAGACACGCTTCTGAAGATGTGTTCGGCGTTCAG CTGGAAGGCTGTTTTCCGGACACGATGACCCGATGTGCCGAGCTGCTCAATCAGTACGTCGATGTGGATTTTGTGGATATAAACTCGGGCTGCCCCATCGACCTCGTTTACAAGAAG GGCGGAGGATGTGGCCTCATGACACGAACCAGCAAGTTTGAGCAGATCGTGAGGGGCATGACCTCT GTGCTGGACGTTCCTCTCACGGTTAAGATCCGCACCGGAGTCCAGCAGAACTGTAACATCGCACACAAGCTGATCCCTGAGATGAAGAAGTGGGGCGTGTCGCTCGTCACG TTACACGGCAGATCACGCGAACAGCGTTACACGAAGTCGGCTGACTGGGAATACATCGACACCTGCTCAAAACTGGCCGCTCCCGTACCATTGTTCG GTAACGGAGATATCCTGTCGTATGAAGACGCAATGAAGGCCAGAGAGACTGGAGTGTCTGGGATCATGGTGGCCAG GGGTGCGCTGATCAAGCCGTGGCTCTTCACTGAGATCAAGGAGAACAGACACTGGGACATTTCCTCCGGAGAGCGTCTGGACATCCTGCGAGACTTCACCAACTACGGCCTCGAGCACTGGGGCTCCGACACGCAGGGCGTCGAGAAGACACGCAACTTCCTGTTGGAGTGGCTCTCCTTCCTGTGCAG GTATATTCCTGTGGGTCTGTTGGAGCGCGTCCCGCAGAAGATCAACGAGCGTCCGCCGTTCTACCTGGGCCGAGATTACATGGAGTCTCTGATGGCCAGCCAACACGTGGACGACTGGATCCACATCAG TGAGATGCTGTTGGGTCCCGTACCTAAAAACTTCAGTTTTCTGCCCAAACACAAAGCAAACGCTTATTAA
- the LOC113062507 gene encoding transcription termination factor 1, mitochondrial-like — MCVTSCPPRACSSKHAPPPENESLLENLSILGVDLASARRRQPGVLRRHLTNEQGLAHFLQSKGADQETVASIISRFPRSITRSCEHLEERWRLWRNVFRSDAEVLGVLSRSPESFFRSSDNKNLEENICFLMTLGITARDLHRLVTTAPRTFSNSVELNRSMVEFLKSVCVSFGGKDPERFARTVISRNLYVFIRSTGRIRANVELLSGSLRLSHAEALALFQSHGAQILDVSHESLKRNLESLRTKLRSLGCGEDELKRMILNYSLVLFVSSERLNQKLDCLMDGGIHVQQVVQKPKVLDFSIDCIRQRLHDLHGLGYDFQKSGIAVLDSSRKRFLAKLERLSSAENEDARSPS; from the coding sequence ATGTGTGTCACTTCCTGTCCCCCCCGCGCCTGCAGCTCCAAACACGCTCCTCCTCCGGAGAACGAGTCTCTGCTGGAGAACCTGTCCATCCTGGGAGTGGACCTGGCCTCGGCTCGCAGACGGCAGCCCGGCGTCCTGAGGAGACACCTGACCAACGAACAAGGCCTGGCGCACTTCCTGCAGAGCAAAGGAGCGGATCAGGAGACGGTGGCCAGCATCATCTCCCGCTTCCCGCGCTCCATCACACGCTCCTGCGAGCACCTGGAGGAGCGCTGGAGGCTGTGGAGGAACGTGTTCAGGAGCGACGCCGAGGTGCTGGGCGTCCTCTCGCGCTCGCCCGAGTCCTTCTTCCGCTCCAGCGACAACAAGAACCTGGAGGAGAACATCTGCTTCCTGATGACCCTGGGGATCACGGCTAGAGACCTGCACCGGCTGGTGACCACCGCGCCGAGGACCTTCTCCAACAGCGTGGAGCTCAACCGGAGCATGGTGGAGTTCCTGAAGAGCGTCTGCGTGAGCTTCGGCGGGAAGGACCCCGAGCGCTTCGCCCGAACCGTCATCTCCAGGAACCTGTACGTCTTCATCCGCAGCACCGGCCGCATCCGAGCCAACGTGGAGCTGCTCTCCGGATCCCTGAGGCTGAGCCACGCAGAAGCGCTGGCGTTGTTCCAGTCGCACGGCGCGCAGATCCTGGACGTCTCGCACGAGAGCCTGAAGAGGAACCTGGAGAGCCTGCGGACCAAGCTGCGCTCGCTGGGCTGCGGCGAGGACGAGCTCAAGAGGATGATCCTCAACTATTCCCTGGTGCTGTTCGTCTCGTCCGAGCGCCTGAACCAGAAGCTGGACTGTCTGATGGACGGAGGGATCCACGTGCAGCAGGTCGTGCAGAAACCCAAGGTCCTGGACTTCAGCATCGACTGCATCAGACAGCGTCTGCACGACCTGCACGGACTCGGATACGACTTCCAGAAGAGCGGCATCGCTGTGCTCGACTCCAGCAGGAAGCGCTTCCTCGCTAAACTGGAGAGACTGAGCTCGGCCGAGAACGAGGACGCGCGCTCGCCCTCGTGA